In the genome of Pungitius pungitius chromosome 5, fPunPun2.1, whole genome shotgun sequence, the window CCTGTTCAATTATACATTTGGTTTTGATCAGACGTGTTTAGTTTAGTTCATCAATGTGGTTAAAACTGGTAAACCAAGAAATGTACAACACTCTACGATGTAATCAGAGTCACAGACTTTATGGATGGTGAATAAATAGAAACTTGTTGAAGTTAAATTACTGCATTTTGAGCATTTTCTGACTATTGATGTTGAAATGtatcattcttttcttttggatcctcaaatagtttattttaagGCCTTCACCCCTCATAGTAAACCACAGACATGTCTAAATAGTTCATCATTCATAGATGCACGATTATGGAAATGCAGCCGTCCTCCTGAGGAAACCATTTTGGCGCCTGGTTCCTGTGGCCtagttctttcttttgttttgttcaggtCATGACGCCTCCTTCATGGCCACAGGTGAGGGTGTAGGAATGAAGACCAACCGGTAGGTCAAGAGCTTTGCATTCCGACTCAGCTCTCTTTTGGTTACAACTCGTCCTCGTGTTCCTCCTGATCCTGAATCCACTAGAGTACCACACGGCCATCTATAGAGTACCACTATGTATCAGGAAGAACATAAAGTGATCTGTTGAGTCACACGATGTTCAAACATGACttattaaataaaaccaaaggaGTTGTGATGATTTTCTTGTTGCTGATTGACGGTTacggaaaaaggttcattcctGTCACATTTTATATTATCCAGTCACCTGTTATTGCAGCTGTAATaccataatataatataatataaaaatgactACATTTCACATTCACCGAGCCCTGGGGGGCTAGGGTGTCACGGGGAAGGGGGTGTGTCAGAGTCACATGATGCACCAGGAAGGGAAACTGTTTCTACCGAAgcagagacagcagcagcaggaaggtttGTTCATGATCACAAGAAGAAAATCCACCCAAAGCTGGACGTCCCACTTCTTTCCCGAGTTACCGACTGGAATTCTGCATCAGGGAACGTTGGATGTAAGTTCTGTTTTGATGTTTGTTCTTCTTTATTCATTGATGGGTCGTCTTTGGTTTCGACACACTTTGTTGAACCGTTGACTGGTTCTACTGGTTCTACTGGTTCTACTGGAATGAAGCTCAGTCACACCTTAAATCTTTATCtcctcttacttactaacccatagctttagctttagcgttctaacccatagcatatattttattatacttttattttatttttatcttattgctgcactatgtcgtcattattgtctcgtcatgcaccaaccgccaagacattttccatgtatgtccaacatattatggcaataaacgtttcctgactCCTTCACTCCCCCACAGACCGGACCTTCAACACCAGGGACAGAAAACCTGATCCACTGGAGACAGACGATGGTTGCTGTTCAGCCTCTTCTTCTGGAAACCAAGCAACACGTTGAGAGTGAAGCAGTGTGACGTTAACAGCACCTTTAGAGGGTCACAACACACAAACCTGACATGTTGAGTCACATGTTTGTGACATGAGGAACTCACACATGTAAACTAATACGTAAGTTAACAAATAACACTAAAAATACACATGCATAAACACGATCCTTTATGAAAGAccccttctcttcttctttagaTCCTAAAGTTAAGGTGACATCATGGCGACTGAAACACGCGGTGAGTCCATTACACGTGTTTCCTCGTTCTGTCCGTGTGATTCTCTGCTGGGTTCCTGCTGTCGTCTTTGGATCCCTCTTCTTAAGATCAGTTTTCCACTTAGCTATTTGTGTCACAAAACTGACGTTAAAATCCCTtcagctgtttaaaaaaacaacgatCTCAAACCAGTGACAAGTCAGTCTGTGGCAGAACCTGTAGTTTATGCTTCAGCCCAAGCCAGGTTTCGCTCATGAATACTGTCTGCTAGATCCGAGGAGAACCAGGATCATCACGTCCCTGAACTCTGGATCTTATGAAAAGGACGTGTGTAGATCCAGGCTGATCAGCTCTATTCTTAAAATTTGGATGAGTGGGTGAATTTATTAACTCTGGGAGTTGAGTACTTTACACACTTGACCTGAAGAGGACGACTCAGTTATTGTCAGAGAAATcgtcataatatatatatatatatatatatatatatttgaggtTAACTAAACCCAGGTTTAGATCTTTGGCAGTGACACAGTCCTCATGAACAGAATACTACTCATCAATGTAAACTCAAATATAGATGTAAAGTTCTTAAATCTTTACAGTGTTTTTATTGGTGACGAtgagttaagaaaaaaaaatatgtctatatcatgaaaacaataaaagtcTAACAAATATAATATGGAGTAATATTACTCCCACTTAATTTAGTGAGAACAATGACAGCacaatttgtatattttatcattttgttaTGACTTTTCACTGCTATCTTCTGTCTTTTTATTCTGTCTCACTTAAAGATTGATACTGTataatctgaaaaaaacataaaatgcaaatgtcttAGATTTTGTAATTATAAATCAATACTGCGCCCTGGCAGTGGTCGTTGAGGGGGGAAAGAACGGTAAGAGGGACGAGGGAACGTGATTAGAACAGAACACGGTCAACtgtcagaaaaaagaaaaatgacaaaacataaaAGTTGGTTCTGGATCACTGATCTATGGGACAGTGTTTTCTTAATGAAAGGTTACTTGTGAATAAATCAAGTCTCTTTATTCTTCGTGTCAGGTGATCTTCAGCCTCTGAAGCGGAGCCAGAGTTATGATTTGCTTCCACCAAACCGTGAGTTTAACTTCTGCTTCCTATGATCTGAGTACAGTGATCACTTTAATCCACCTTCTAACACCTTTGACCTGTGGTCTTCTTCTCAGTGTCTGAGCTGAGGGTCGTTCTGCTGGGGAACAGCTGGTCTCAGAGGAGCTCAGTGGGGAACCTCATCCTGAGAGAGAAGCACTTCAACACTGAAGAAGAACCAGACTGCTGTCTGAGAGCCTCAGGAGGATTGAAGGAGAAGCAGATAGTTCTGATCAACACTCCAGACCTGCTGCAGCCCAACATCTCTGAAGACAAGCTGACTCAACATGTAGAACACTGTAGGAGTCTCTGTGGTCCTGGACCTCATGTGTTCCTGCTGGTTCTACAGCCTGAAGAATTCACTGAGGAACTCAAAGAGAAGCTCTGCAGGGTCCTGAAACTCTTCAGTGATCAATCATTGGATCATTCATTGATCCTGATATCGACACCTAGAGAGGAGACTTCAGGCTTCACGGACAAAGACCAGCCCTTAGAAGACATGATCCAGATGAGTCAATACAGATATTTGTGGCAGAAGAACCTCGGACGTCCAGAACTGTTCACACGTTTTACTCAAATTGTAAAAGAGAACAAAGGAGAGCTTGTGAGATGTGACAAGTTTGAGGATGAGGGTTTGAACATCACACCAAAGTCTGACCACAGGAAACCGTCTCTGAACCTGGTTCTGAGTGGGAGGACAGGAGCAGGGAAGACCTCAGCAGCCAAGGCCACTGGTcggaaagagaaggaagaagagatgaagagaaggGAGGAACATCTCCAGAGGAAACATGAAGATGATTTAAAATCCctcaaaaacaaattcaaagaaGACGAGAGAAAACTGAAAGCAAAACAGCTAGAAGACCTCAACAAGGAGCGTGAGGAACGAAGGAAAGaacgagaggaggagaaaagaagatggAAAAAACAAGAGGACGCTCAGAGACAGGATTGGAGAAGAAAACTAGAAGCTTCAGAGAAAATAGTTTGgtcagagagagagcaaaaggaGAATGCAATAAAGAAGATGGGGCAGCTGAGAAAGGAGACGAAGAGAGATCAAGAAGCCtggaataaagacaaaaaagacatcTGGGAACGAATCCATCAGGAGGACAAGCAGAGTCTGGAGGAGGCCAAGAAGATCATCATGGAGCTCCATAAAGAATCCCATAGGAGAAGGAAATGGACTTATGCTGTTGGTGGGCTGCTGTGTCTATTATTTGTGTTACATCTCATCTTTATGAGGTAGAAGTTcacaaaacaaagaacacacatCTTTACAACTTGTTAGGCTGattgaagaagttcatgttTCACAGATGGATGTGTCCTTCTTCACTTTGGTCTCATGTGATTCAGTGAACAATGAGTACAAATAGAATTGTTTTAATCCTGGAGCATATGGACGGAtctaaattagtttttttcacCTGAACTTTAAAATGAGGGATCCTCTGATGTCATCAGTATCAGCTGATATTAATCGGGTTGTAATTTAGCAAAAAGCCACACTGATTAAACGAGATGAATAACCAGTGAGATGAATGGATCTCCAGCACCATGGACGCATCACTAGCTTGTCTTTGTGTCTGCGTTGGCCGACTCGCAGGGATCTGTGGGCCGTCTTGGCCACACtcttaaaatgtacttttactAGTACTTATTACCTATTATATGAGTCAATGAATACACATGTCTTTTCACATCGGATGGACAGAATATTTCTGAGTGTGGAACAAAGTCTGGTTTGTTAAAAAATTTAAATACTGTTTTTTATCTTCTCTGGACAAAATATGTCAGctgtatttttgtaaaaatgtacatattttctttctcttcattaCGACGAAGtaggaaaaaatgtaaatgtttgcagGGTTTTGGTATCATAGGTGTTTACATTCAAacaggaaaataacaaaaaaatgcaaatattattttgttaGCAGTATTTCCTCAGAGCAGGAAGGTCTTGGgttccaatccccccccccccagctttgtattgttatttgtatcaatgaatatttaattaaagcaAAGTTTTGAATTTTATAGCGTTTCTCTAAACAATATTTGCAATCCTAACTTTCTGTTCTTGGTACGAAGAACTGAAAGAGATCAGCCTTTATCTTGTCAGGACTTGTAGGAGCCATATCGAGCTACtgtatattcatgtttctttcctccaaagtagtgtgggtgtgtgtgggtgtgtgcatgtgtgtgtgtgtgtaggcaggccTTAAAGACAGGAAGATCGAGCAGTGGGTGTGGCTGAGAAAGGAAACAGTCTTTTGACCGTGTGGTGGAGTGACGTGAGGAGCCTTGACGTGACAAGCCGTCTCCCACCAAATAAGAGACTACATTAGAtgaattgtgtttattatttttacttcatttttggtttgtAAATTCTTTCCACGGAAGAGCAATAAATGGTCATTGCACCAAACCGGATCAATTTCTACTCATCTTTAAAACTACACGCGTCAAGATATCCAGCTCAGCCACCGGAAGTAGCTGATCAGGGGTTAAAGGGACCAACTGAAAAGGCTTCTACAGGACTGATTGAATAAAGTCTCCCTTTGCTGGAACAAAGGCAGAATGTTTAAGAGGAAACAGAAATGCTTCAAATTTTTTTGCTCAGTAACTTTACTTATTGTTCATTGTTCAGCCATCAGAAAACATCTTTGTGGATATATTTCATACTTCCATAAGATACAAAAAActataaatgacaaaaaatgtataattccaAGACATTTGTTTCAGTGAGGGCTCAAAGCCTCCAAACAAGTTCAAACTTAGAGGAACAAGACGTAACAGATtactttttctatttgtgtgGTGAGCAGATTAACATTTAGAAATTCAGCAAAAAGCACAGCTGCTGCTGATAAAGTGGCGGAGCAGTGTTCAAATGATAGTTCTATCACTGCCTCCATCATTTATCACACTCCAAAACAAATGGATGGGTTTAACTTTTTGCATTAGATTACTGAAATAAGACTAAATGAGAAGCACCTGTATATGAAGTCATGTTGCATCATCACAGAGAGCAAGTGTGAGGTGAGAGTCAAGTGTTAAAATAATGCCATTGTCTGTACTTTGTGAAACGACATTTCGGTTGGGAAGTTTAGAAAAGCCGTTAGAGTTCCTTCTTTTGCCAGCTACGCTCAAACTTTAGACTACAGCTAAAACTCTGCAGGAAAAGACAATCCAGGTTGACAGCAAATGTTGGCATTTTATTGGTCAGTGAACATTCATACAAATCAACTCTGACAGGAAGGTTTGGGGAAAAGACAAATCATGAGGTACATTTACTGCATTCAATAGTTAGCTGGGGAAGATGTGCAGTGGTGACGCGTTCGGTTCTGACCATCAGTAGTTTATTACCAAAAGGAGTGAAAGCTGTGAGTTGGAACATTTGAGTCCCTGGATCCATCTTCTGTGTGGAAAGATGTAACGTTTAGTCTGTTCAGAACAAACCAGAGACTGGACAGAACCCTGCACGCCGCTTCCACATGCCCACTTCCTGCTGCGCCTCAGAGGCTGGAGCTTCTCTAGAAGCACTTGCGGTGCACGATGGAGGGGCCGGACTCGTCGTACTCCTGCTTGCTGATCCACATCTGCTGGAaggtggagagggaggccaggatGGAGCCGCCGATCCAGACGGAGTACTTCCTCTCTGGGGGAGCGATGATCTGGAGGAAAGTGAAGGAAGGATCAAACATCAAGTCGGCCTTCATTTAGTGGCACAAACGTTTTAGTTTAAAAGCTACTATACCTTGATCTTCATGGTGGGCGGGGCCAGGGCGGTGATCTCCTTCTGCATTCGGTCAGCGATGCCGGGGTACATGGTGGTGCCACCGGACAGCACGGTGTTGGCGTACAGGTCCTTACGGATGTCCACGTCACACTTCATGATGCTGTTGTAGGTCGTCTCGTGGATGCCAGCAGACTCCATTCCTGATCAAACCACCAGAGGTCACTGATGTTCTAAACACCAACTGGTCACCATTCAAACAAGAGTTGGGCATTCTTGGGACCCTGGAAACCTTCATGGCTCAATGAAAACTGCTAATTAAAGCTAGATCATTCCCTGGATGCACTAAGAGTTCAATAGATGAAGACCACACGATTcttattgtacattttaaacCAATGGTACGGTTCTCATTAGTCATCACCCACCAAGGAACGAGGGCTGGAACAGCGCCTCGGGGCAGCGGAACCTCTCGTTGCCGATGGTGATGACCTGTCCGTCAGGAAGCTCATAGCTCTTctccagggaggaagaggaggaggccgtcTGCATCTCCTGCTCAAAGTCCAGCGCCACGTAGCACAGCTTCTCCT includes:
- the LOC119225159 gene encoding GTPase IMAP family member 8-like, which gives rise to MGDKPPTATSGSGGGDGRKWRNPVPVRAAIGAAVGAAVGSLTGLIAGLAAGAGAAGAAVGGATGAVTGAAAGAAAGAAAGTAAGALAGAAVGVAAGAAAGALALAVAAAAVAVAVPVVVIGVSLAAGKRTACDGKSSSKGDLQPVKRSQSFDLLPPNLSELRVVLLGNSWSQRSSVGNFILAECLHFNQFKSEEEPECIKQRGWLKGKEVVLINTPDLLLSWRSHHSLCEACRSLSDPGPHVFLLVLQPEDFTEEHKEKLCSFLELYSDRSFDHALVLMSTAEEESSAFMERCLQHPPLKEMIEKCRSRFVWRGNLELAELLKRLEQVVKENNGEHTGPSTPGTENLIHWRQTMVAVQPLLLETKQHVESDLQPLKRSQSYDLLPPNLSELRVVLLGNSWSQRSSVGNLILREKHFNTEEEPDCCLRASGGLKEKQIVLINTPDLLQPNISEDKLTQHVEHCRSLCGPGPHVFLLVLQPEEFTEELKEKLCRVLKLFSDQSLDHSLILISTPREETSGFTDKDQPLEDMIQMSQYRYLWQKNLGRPELFTRFTQIVKENKGELVRCDKFEDEGLNITPKSDHRKPSLNLVLSGRTGAGKTSAAKATGRKEKEEEMKRREEHLQRKHEDDLKSLKNKFKEDERKLKAKQLEDLNKEREERRKEREEEKRRWKKQEDAQRQDWRRKLEASEKIVWSEREQKENAIKKMGQLRKETKRDQEAWNKDKKDIWERIHQEDKQSLEEAKKIIMELHKESHRRRKWTYAVGGLLCLLFVLHLIFMR